GCATCCTTCGAGGCTCGCTACGCTCGCACCTCAGGATGACGTCAACTCCTAGACTCGCGTCATATCGAATTTCGGCTTCTGCCCGCTGCCGTAGCGGCGAAGCGCGCCTTCCTCGCCGACGGCGTTGGGGCGCTGGAAGATCCAGTTCTGCCACGCGGTCAGGCGCGAGAAGATTTTCGATTCCATCGTCTCCGGGCCGACGAAGCGCAGGCTCGCTTCCATGCCGGTGAGGCTGTCGGGCGAGAAGCTGGCGCGTTCCTCCAGGAACACGCGGACCTCGTCGTCCCAGTCGATGTCGTCGAGCGCGAAGGTGACGAGGCCGAGCTCCTCGGCCTGCTCGGCATCTAGCGCGGTGCCCATCGTCGCTTCCGCCCGCTCCACGTCGGACGGATCGGCCTGGAAGCGCGACTCCAGCCGCGTCAGGCCGTGGCTCATCGGATAGGGGCCGAAATTCATCGCGGAGAGTTCGATCGACGGCGGCGGACGGTTGTCGCCCTGGCGCGTGCCGATCAGCATGTAGGAGCGGTCGGCGGCGAAGACGAGCTCGGCCAGCGTGCCGGCAAAGCAGGAGCCGGGCTCGACCAGCGTCACCAGCGTGCGCGAGGTGACGTCGATGCGCTTGAGCACGCGCTTCCAGTAGTGCCTGATCTCGTTGACCAGCCAGTGCGCCTTGTTGGCTTCGAGGAAAGCATCGTGCGCGAGCACATGGGCGCGCTCGCCGTGGCTCTTGAACACCAGCATCGCGATCTCGAGCTCGTTGATGCGCAGATGCAGGATGGCGTCGTCGAGCTCGCGCGCGACCTGGAGCGGCCAGAACGAGGCGCCCAGCGCCATCATGCCGTCGATGTCGGCGGGCGGAGCAGCCTCCGGCGCCTTGATCGAGATCGTGGCGATGCGGGCGGCACGATCGATGTCGACGGTGACGAAGCCGTAGCGGATGCTGGTCTCGTCGATGACGCGCTTGAGGGGGGAGAGCGTAATGCCCTTGCCGCTGCCCTTGCGCTTCGAGGC
The sequence above is drawn from the Bradyrhizobium amphicarpaeae genome and encodes:
- the boxC gene encoding 2,3-epoxybenzoyl-CoA dihydrolase, with the protein product MAGEDRRLAGGATFIDFQTEPSRYKHWKLAVEGDVATLTMDVDENGGLFEGYLLKLNSYDLGVDIELADAVQRLRFEHPDVKVVLLRSAKSRVFCAGANIRMLAGSTHAHKVNFCKFTNETRNGMEDSSENSGQRFITVVNGSAAGGGYELALATDHIILADDGSSAVALPEVPLLAVLPGTGGLTRVVDKRKVRRDHADFFCTIEEGVKGKRAVQWRLVDEIVPNSKLEAKIAERAKEFAAASKRKGSGKGITLSPLKRVIDETSIRYGFVTVDIDRAARIATISIKAPEAAPPADIDGMMALGASFWPLQVARELDDAILHLRINELEIAMLVFKSHGERAHVLAHDAFLEANKAHWLVNEIRHYWKRVLKRIDVTSRTLVTLVEPGSCFAGTLAELVFAADRSYMLIGTRQGDNRPPPSIELSAMNFGPYPMSHGLTRLESRFQADPSDVERAEATMGTALDAEQAEELGLVTFALDDIDWDDEVRVFLEERASFSPDSLTGMEASLRFVGPETMESKIFSRLTAWQNWIFQRPNAVGEEGALRRYGSGQKPKFDMTRV